A genome region from Megalobrama amblycephala isolate DHTTF-2021 linkage group LG16, ASM1881202v1, whole genome shotgun sequence includes the following:
- the LOC125248242 gene encoding uncharacterized protein LOC125248242 has protein sequence MADQCDLCLLGLIILSSLLTGTIGAEVTSVFISSGENVRLPCNNALSDCKSTTWSYNRFRHSAVELINGGIKNKDTERHERLSLGSDCSLNIKNVTEEDYGLYTCQQWTGLEGKQKQGTDADVFLHVLHVSVSPSSSSSSSSSSSSSSSQTEISPGRSVTLSCQLYSYTGSPCDDLVRSEGLQMLWVNQAGVDLKTDSRYQILFSSYLCIITLTTTLLNEDDNREWRCQLTLRNQLQTSVRYTVKYSENQKIPTSLVIVIVVASFAVLLPALILWMIRRKRDDNRRGTDDSEDHQTRPVYPTGQNTLPQQEQTDDHVTYSEVTAYSKNQDQKKKVRCDDKVTYASIRGAKAGSQENCSELYASVNKNHHKSVK, from the exons atggcTGATCAGTGTGATCTGTGTCTGCTGGGACTGATCATTCTCTCTTCACTTCTCACAG GTACGATTGGAGCAGAAGTGACTAGTGTGTTTATCAGTTCTGGTGAAAATGTCCGTCTTCCCTGTAATAATGCTCTTTCTGACTGCAAATCAACTACATGGAGCTATAACAGATTCAGACATTCAGCAGTTGAACTGATTAATGGAGGGATAAAGAATAAAGACACAGAGAGACACGAGAGACTGAGTCTGGGGTCTGACTGCTCTCTGAACATCAAGAACGTCACAGAAGAAGATTATGGATtatacacctgccaacaatggaCAGGTTTGgaaggaaaacaaaaacaaggaaCTGATGCAGATGTTTTTCTGCATGTTCTTCATG TTTCAGTctctccatcatcatcatcatcatcttcatcatcatcatcatcatcatcctcacagACTGAGATCAGTCCAGGTCGctctgtgactctctcctgtcaGCTGTATTCATATACTGGATCCCCCTGTGATGATTTGGTTCGTTCTGAGGGTCTTCAGATGTTGTGGGTGAATCAGGCTGGTGTTGATCTGAAGACAGACTCCAGATATCAGATATTATTCTCATCATATCTCTGTATCATCACTCTGACtacaacactcctgaatgaagaTGACAACAGAGAGTGGAGATGTCAGCTTACTCTCAGAAATCAACTCCAGACCTCAGTCAGATACACTGTCAAGTATTCAG AGAATCAGAAGATCCCAACCTCTCTAG TGATTGTGATTGTTGTCGCTTCATTCGCTGTTCTCCTTCCTGCTCTTATTCTCTGGATGATTCGCAGAAAAAGAGACG ATAACAGAAGAGGAACTGATGACTCTGAG GATCATCAAACACGACCTGTCTATCCAACAGGACAGAACACTCTTCCTCAACAG GAGCAGACAGATGATCATGTGACTTATTCTGAGGTCACTGCGTACAGTAAAAACCAAGACCAAAAGAAGAAG GTTCGCTGTGATGATAAAGTGACTTATGCTTCCATCAGAGGAGCAAAAGCTGGATCTCAggaaaactgcagtgaactttaTGCCTCTGTGAACAAGAACCATCACAAATCAGTcaaataa